The following are encoded together in the Strongyloides ratti genome assembly S_ratti_ED321, chromosome : 2 genome:
- a CDS encoding Sodium/potassium/calcium exchanger 1: MNERKFSIYQNRFHFLRKRRRIQRKIVLFGFIILIIIAFFYLSFYIIFLNYFKNIKLEKNNNNHILQIYKDSSNQKEDSSKIFKNNNIYKLLFPISKFYRKKRDIYSDYEYDTEKSLKLEGCPLSVKNPTNTTTTEVSLFPEDLFTQQQRLNGAIILHVIGLFYMFTALAIVCDEFFVPALGVITEMLLISNDVAGATFMAAGGSMPEFFTSVFGVFITSNNVGIGTIVGSATFNILCVLAFCTLFSKQVLKLTWWPLFRDITFYITSLFFLVIFFLDEKILWYEALILFIIYILYAIFMKYNESIECYVKERLFFCPIIKKESIDKDQQLINKAIKKKRNSFQVARIKNISNDMHSDGTSHETVSPSSEQATIPVLHAGTFFRQSLAQMALDIGDETSRSIEDGHAIHKSGRRKSSSSGDKQAKTIIVKAAPENATLNYCDGDKKKFDPPKIKKVGDCTTIKKNNRPKNDEKHAKITNAPPVVSIIVEPQSSDTIDDEENNYNNNNINDNDDIIKEEDDEPLDLTWPKTRQKQLVYLILFPITYSLYLTLPDVRRTGYKKYVVVTFIGSILWIALFSYLMVWWSARIGSTFGIPTEIMGLTILAAGTSIPDLITSVIVARKGLGDMAVSSSIGSNLFDVCVGLPIPWLLYFLVNWIKKNQIDGEKSIETISVSSNGLVCSVGLLFLMLLILIFSVGLSRWQMNKIFGIIMIVAYICFCIFSVFLEIGYLVCPLKFSISEKC; the protein is encoded by the exons ATGaatgaaagaaaattttctatttatcaaaatagaTTTCATTTTCTTAGAAAAAGAAGGAGAATTCAGAGGAAGATTGTATTGTTTGGATTTATaattcttattattattgcaTTTTTCTACCTTTCAttctatattatttttttaaattattttaaaaatattaaattagaaaaaaataataataatcatattttacaaatatataaagattcTAGTAATCAGAAGGAAGATTcatcaaaaatattcaaaaataataatatttataaattattatttcctatatcaaaattttatcgTAAAAAACGTGACATTTATTCTGACTATGAATATGATACTGagaaatcattaaaattagaaGGATGTCCATTATCAGTCAAAAATCCAACTAATACAACAACAACTGAAGTTTCATTATTTCCAGAGGATTTATTTACACAACAACAACGTCTTAATGGAGCTATCATTCTCCATGTAATTggtttattttatatgtttacAGCTTTAGCAATAGTATGTGATGAATTCTTTGTTCCAGCCTTAGGAGTTATTACTGAAATGCTTCTAATATCAAATGATGTTGCTGGTGCAACTTTTATGGCAGCAGGTGGCAGTATGCCAGAATTTTTTACCAGTGTGTTTGGAGTTTTTATAACTTCAAATAATGTAGGTATTGGTACAATTGTCG gaAGTGCTacatttaacattttatgtGTTTTGGCATTTTGtacattattttcaaaacaaGTTCTTAAATTGACCTGGTGGCCATTATTTag agatataactttttatattacctcacttttttttcttgtaatattttttcttgatgaaaaaattttatggtATGAAGCATTAATActgtttattatttatattttatatgcaatatttatgaaatataaTGAATCAATTGAATGTTATGTAAAagaaagattatttttttgtccaattattaaaaaagaatctaTTGATAAAGAtcaacaattaataaataaagcaattaaaaaaaaaagaaattcatTTCAAGTGGCAaggataaaaaatatttcaaatgatATGCATTCTGATGGTACATCACATGAAACAGTCAGTCCATCTTCAGAACAAGCGACTATTCCGGTACTACATGCGGGTACATTTTTTAGGCAAAGTCTTGCACAAATGGCACTTGATATAGGTGATGAAACATCTAGAAGTATTGAAGATGGTCATGCTATACATAAAAGTGGAAGAAGAAAAAGTAGTAGTAGTGGTGATAAACAAGCTAAGACAATTATTGTTAAAGCAGCACCAGAAAATGCtacattaaattattgtgatggtgataaaaaaaaatttgatccaccaaaaattaaaaaagttggTGACTGTacaactattaaaaaaaataatcgtccaaaaaatgatgaaaaacATGCTAAAATAACAAATGCTCCACCAGTTGTTTCTATTATTGTTGAACCACAGTCATCTGATACAATAGatgatgaagaaaataattataataataataatattaatgataatgatgatattataaaagaagaagATGATGAACCATTAGATTTAACATGGCCAAAAACACGTCAAAAACAATTagtttatttaatactttttccAATAACATATTCACTTTATCTTACACTTCCTGATGTTAGAAGAACaggttataaaaaatatgttgtGGTAACATTTATTGGTTCAATTCTTTGGATAGCCTTATTTTCATATCTAATGGTTTGGTGGTCAGCTAGAATAGGAAGCACCTTTGGTATTCCAACAGAAATAATGGGTCTTACAATTTTAGCAGCAGGAACAAGTATACCAGATCTAATAACAAGTGTAATAGTTGCACGAAAAGGATTAGGAGATATGGCAGTAAGTAGTAGTATTGGTAGTAATCTTTTTGATGTCTGTGTTGGATTACCAATACCATGGTTACTTTATTTTCTTGTAAATTGGATAAAGAAAAACCAAATAGATGGTGAAAAAAGTATAGAAACTATTTCAGTTAGTTCTAATGGTCTTGTATGTTCTGTTGGATTACTTTTTCTTATGcttctaattttaatattctcCGTAGGATTATCACGATGGCAAATGAATAAGATATTTGGTATTATAATGATTGTTGCATACATTTGTTTTTGCATTTTTAGTGTATTCCTAGAAATTGGGTATTTAGTTTGCCCTTTAAAGTTTTCTATTAGtgaaaaatgttaa
- a CDS encoding Stress-induced-phosphoprotein 1, which translates to MTKEEADAAKARGNEAYLKKDFETAHSCYDEAIKLDPTNMTYMTNKAAVYFEQGEYDKCIETCKNAVEVGRENRAEYKFLAKAMARCGNAYWKQNNLNEALVWIEKSLSEYRDPELVKKQKALKKEIEEAARKAYINPEIAEEEKAKGNDLFKKGDYPGAVKNYSEAIKRNPDNAVYYSNRAACFLKLMEFKRAVDDCDAAIKIDPKSVKAFVRKGAAYYGMKNISSARKAYQDALLIDSNNAEAKEGLRKCYNTAPPTDPEEVRKRAMADPEVQNILSDPAMQMILEQMSKDPNAAKEHMQNPEIMAKVMKLMEAGVVGTR; encoded by the exons ATGACAAAAGAAGAAGCTGATGCAGCTAAAGCTCGTGGAAATGAAGCTTATCTTAAGAAAGATTTTGAAACAGCTCATTCCTGTTATGATGAAGCTATTAAATTAGACCCAACGAATATGACATACATGACAAATAAAGCAG ctGTTTATTTTGAACAGGGCGAATATGATAAATGCATTGAAACATGTAAGAATGCTGTTGAAGTTGGGCGTGAAAATCGTGCTGAATACAAATTTTTGGCTAAGGCTATGGCACGTTGTGGAAATGCATACTGGAAACAAAATAATCTCAATGAAGCTTTGGTTTGGATTGAAAAATCATTGTCTGAATATCGTGATCCTGAACTGGTAAAAAAGCAAAAGGCTCTTAAGAAGGAAATTGAGGAGGCTGCACGTAAAGCTTACATCAATCCTGAAATTGCTGAAGAAGAAAAAGCTAAGGGAAATGATTTGTTTAAGAAAGGAGATTACCCTGGAGCTGTCAAAAATTATAGTGAAGCTATCAAAAGAAATCCTGATAATGCTGTATACTACTCAAATCGTGCAGCATGTTTCTTAAAATTGATGGAATTCAAGAGAGCAGTTGATGATTGTGATGCTGCTATTAAGATTGATCCTAAAAGTGTCAAGGCATTTGTTCGTAAAGGAGCAGCTTATTATggtatgaaaaatatttcaagtGCTCGTAAAGCTTATCAAGATGCTTTACTTATTGATTCAAATAATGCTGAAGCTAAGGAAGGGTTAAGGAAATGTTACAACACTGCTCCACCAACAGATCCAGAGGAGGTAAGAAAGAGAGCAATGGCTGATCCTGAAGTTCAAAATATTCTTTCGGATCCTGCAATGCAAATGATTCTAGAACAAATGTCAAAGGATCCAAATGCAGCGAAAGAACATATGCAAAATCCAGAGATAATGGCTAAAGTTATGAAATTAATGGAAGCTGGTGTCGTTGGAacaagataa
- a CDS encoding 39S ribosomal protein L37, mitochondrial produces MVFRKYRPAKDFSKNNTRIFKEILKAKNLRHMARFEIPEVLLENKVEVYDPNVVSFVEKPNPILEQFKSLNLNSMNINKPTIKDHPLFKERECLLFESKEPFSDGVDQACNLTNSVLRSTFPSFFDNAIKKITLPNDFDKEIENCILAGERFDPTLEKLPRRFDPIIFWVKHPRFYGTPVIKRGNIILSSIYRKFLILAYGREEMLDVRTDFDAPLSGMLDLSGHFNNQPLVVRGCPHIILQKPSPAELWSSMDVVKGTTQENVPELRAIEATLDLDKDNIYNDESVIVRSRFPLYIQTIMYTMERDQKYPWTLEQRKANVIMNCFGAALAQAGRTLPDMKSIKTVDEIEEGLQEKPLVVKAVQLYNGKLDIAVIQLNSLKLDKKGIKNEVWLKANLPLYETKPFWENMDTVEGLNMETVEDFGKLILC; encoded by the exons ATGGTATTTCGAAAATATAGGCCTGCTAAAGATTTCTCAAAGAATAATAcaagaatttttaaagaaattttaaaagccAAAAATTTAAGACATATGGCCAGATTTGAAATACCAGAAGTTTTACTTGAAAATAAAGTAGAAGTTTATGATCCTAATGTGGTTAGTTTTGTTGAAAAGCCGAATCCAATCTTGGaacaatttaaaagtttGAATCTCAATTCaatgaatattaataaaCCAACAATTAAG gATCATcctttatttaaagaaagaGAGTGCCTTTTATTTGAATCAAAAGAACCATTTTCAGATGGTGTAGATCAAGCTTGTAATCTTACTAATTCAGTATTAAGATCAACATTTCCTTCTTTTTTTGACAatgcaataaaaaaaataactttaccTAATGACTTTGATAAGGAAATTGAAAATTGTATTCTTGCTGGGGAAAGATTTGATCCAACATTAGAGAAATTACCTAGACGTTTTGATCCTATAATTTTCTGGGTTAAACATCCACGTTTTTATGGAACTCCAGTTATAAAAAGaggaaatattattttgtcaAGTATTTAtcgaaaatttttaatattagcATATGGTAGAGAGGAAATGTTAGATGTTCGTACAGATTTTGATGCACCATTATCTGGAATGTTAGATCTTTCTGgtcattttaataatcaacCTTTAGTAGTTCGAGGATGCCCACATATAATACTTCAAAAGCCTTCTCCAGCGGAATTATGGTCCTCTATGGATGTAGTTAAAGGTACTACACAAGAAAATGTACCCGAGTTAAGAGCAATCGAAGCAACTTTAGATTTAGATAAAGATAACATATATAATGATGAATCTGTTATTGTTAGAAGTAGATTTCCTCTTTATATTCAAACTATTATGTATACAATGGAAAGAGATCAAAAATATCCATGGACACTTGAACAAAGAAAAGCAAATGTTATCATGAATTGTTTTGGAGCAGCATTAGCTCAAGCAGGAAGAACTTTGCCAGATATGAAGTCTATTAAAACTGTAGATGAAATCGAAGAAGGACTTCAAGAAAAACCTCTTGTAGTAAAGGCTGTACAATTATATAATGGGAAACTAGACATCGCTGTAATTCAATTGAACAGTCTTAAGTTGGATAAAAAAGGAATTAAGAACGAAGTTTGGTTAAAGGCAAATCTCCCGTTGTATGAAACAAAGCCTTTCTGGGAAAATATGGATACTGTGGAAGGATTAAATATGGAAACAGTGGAAGACTTTGGTAAATTAATACTTTGttag
- a CDS encoding Small GTPase superfamily and Small GTPase superfamily, Rho type and Small GTPase superfamily, Rab type and Small GTP-binding protein domain and Small GTPase superfamily, Ras type and P-loop containing nucleoside triphosphate hydrolase domain-containing protein, whose amino-acid sequence MYNNKRSLNYGKNYISNNNSFIYNQNNSQTTDEASTLKCVFVGDAGVGKTSLIVAYTTNGYPYSYTPTAFDNYSVTVWVDNKPIKLELSDTSGQSKFDTLRTLSYNEADAFLLCFNIMKPSSLNSILVQWLPEINKISPNVPLILVGTHLDERTNLNSIMELQRIGQKPVDFSKGKSIADQLSAEYVECSALTQRCLKDVFDKAIVTAMNGVKEKHEKGNKLGAKINAKFQTAKAVLLEKQSSVNLKEGFRKFVSMTKKLI is encoded by the exons atgtataataataaaaggtCATTAAATTAtggaaaaaattatatttctaataataatagttttatttataatcaaaataattcaCAAACAACAGATGAAGCTAGTACGCTAAAATGTGTATTTGTTGGTGATGCTGGTGTTGGAAAAACTTCACTAATTGTGGCTTATACTACAAATGGATATCCATATTCTTATACACCAACAGCTTTTGATAATTACTCAG taaCTGTATGGGTTGATAACAAACCTATTAAGCTAGAACTTTCAGATACTTCAGGACag tcaAAATTTGATACACTTCGAACATTATCATACAATGAAGCTGATGCATTTCTTCTTTGTTTCAATATAATGAAACCATCTAGTTTGAATTCAATTTTAGTTCAATGGTTAccagaaataaataaaatttctccCAATGTTCCAC ttattCTTGTTGGAACACATTTAGATGAAAGGACAAATCTTAATTCAATAATGGAGCTCCAAAGAATAGGACAAAAACCGGTGGACTTTTCAAAGGGTAAATCTATTGCAGATCAACTGTCTGCAGAATACGTTGAATGTTCTGCTTTGACACAAAGATGTTTAAAGGATGTTTTTGATAAGGCTATAGTTACTGCAATGAATGGAGTAAAGGAAAAGCATGAAAAAGGAAATAAATTGGGTGCTAAAATTAATGCCAAGTTTCAAACAGCAAAAGCCGTACTATTAGAAAAACAAAGTTctgttaatttaaaagaaggTTTCAGGAAATTTGTCTCAATGACTAAAAaacttatataa